The following proteins come from a genomic window of Miscanthus floridulus cultivar M001 chromosome 2, ASM1932011v1, whole genome shotgun sequence:
- the LOC136536772 gene encoding uncharacterized protein, whose protein sequence is MRDYFCYNFHYRRNQPNPYLCYGLLSSQAKVDARAAIDETRLWYILDNQSDLRVDNIQGISDAIDRGCVDGSQMGKMTVLPSSFTGGRRYMIQNYHDAIAICRVHGPPDFFVTFTCNAKWLEITEGIIEPGQRPSDRADIVVRIFNMKLEDLLHDIKSGKAFGPCSAVVRGATGYEDLRSFQGICHPTFRSACRVRGLLGDDQEWYGAFDEAAAWATSRQLRNLFVTMLLFCEVGDEYAFFEKVWRLLADDIQYQFRDMIGNQNYQMADNDIRNHLLDKLTALFAKSGSNIRNFNLPHRTNASATSSENRLVEEELSYNMACSSDQSDLLSSLNDEQIAAFNSIVNRVTNEEPGFFFVSGYGGTGKTFLWNYIVTHLRSQNKIVLTVASSGVASLLLPAGRTAQSRFKIPCDLDENSVCDIKRGTMLAELIQITSLIIWDEALMTHRAAFEAVDRTFRDIQSQNSSEAAHLPFGGKVVVLGGDLRQILPVIEGLDSQELQELSDFSSWILDVGNGRGGVIYAEIPKDEVQDKSPLIEAGKVYTISRFQNQHFPIDLPPSSPTHLQEDEEIVIEHRSLDELNVLDPYDFPESGFHCTATVTAVPNDDSWWYLGCQGCKKSTPDQVGGAPWCGACKSSDFIPRYKLKFSAKDETAEGQFFCFDDTPPAESPTSTEPAALPPAGQTTPSAAKNLHDQASSTKPSVEPEPAHTPPSSGVAEFFFVL, encoded by the exons ATGCGAGACTACTTCTGTTACAATTTCCATTATAGAAGGAATCAGCCAAATCCATATCTTTGTTATGGTCTTCTATCGAGTCAGGCCAAGGTTGATGCTAGAGCAGCTATAGATGAAACCAGGTTATGGTACATTCTGGATAATCAGAGTGATCTTCGAGTTGACAATATTCAGGGTATATCCGATGCTATAGACCGTGGCTGTGTGGACGGTAGCCAAATGGGGAAAATGACAGTTTTGCCATCCTCATTCACTGGAGGTCGACGATACATGATTCAGAACTATCATGATGCCATAGCAATATGCAGGGTTCATGGTCCACCTGACTTCTTTGTCACATTCACATGCAACGCCAAGTGGCTTGAAATAACTGAGGGTATCATTGAACCAGGACAGAGGCCTAGTGACAGAGCAGACATCGTTGTTAGAATTTTTAATATGAAGCTTGAAGATCTACTGCATGATATTAAGAGTGGAAAAGCCTTTGGTCCATGTAGTGCAG TGGTTAGAGGAGCCACAGGTTATGAAGACCTTCGATCCTTCCAGGGTATCTGCCATCCTACTTTCAGGAGTGCATGCAGGGTCCGTGGTCTTCTTGGTGATGACCAGGAGTGGTACGGTGCCTTTGATGAGGCTGCTGCTTGGGCAACCTCTAGACAGCTAAGAAACCTTTTTGTTACCATGCTTCTCTTTTGTGAGGTTGGAGATGAGTATGCCTTCTTTGAGAAGGTTTGGAGACTCCTAGCTGATGACATTCAATACCAGTTCAGAGACATGATTGGTAACCAAAACTACCAAATGGCAGACAATGACATTAGGAATCACTTGCTTGATAAGCTCACTGCTTTATTTGCTAAAAGTGGTAGCAATATACGCAATTTTAATCTTCCACATAGAACAAATGCTTCGGCTACTTCTTCCGAAAACCGTTTGGTTGAAGAAGAATTATCGTATAACATGGCTTGTTCATCTGATCAGTCAGACTTACTATCATCGCTCAATGATGAGCAGATTGCTGCCTTCAATTCTATAGTCAATAGGGTTACAAATGAAGAACCTGGCTTCTTCTTTGTCTCTGGATACGGTGGTACTGGCAAAACATTCCTTTGGAATTATATTGTCACCCATCTAAGATCACAGAACAAAATTGTTCTTACCGTTGCGTCTTCAGGGGTTGCATCGCTATTGCTGCCTGCTGGTCGCACAGCCCAGTCTCGGTTCAAAATACCTTGTGACCTAGATGAAAACTCGGTCTGTGACATAAAGAGAGGTACCATGTTAGCTGAGTTGATTCAGATAACATCGCTAATAATTTGGGATGAGGCCCTTATGACTCATAGAGCAGCTTTTGAGGCCGTTGACAGAACATTTCGGGATATCCAGTCTCAAAACTCTTCTGAAGCAGCCCACCTCCCATTTGGAGGAAAGGTTGTTGTTCTTGGTGGTGATTTAAGGCAGATACTGCCTGTCATTGAGG GTCTGGATTCACAGGAACTTCAAGAACTGTCAGATTTTAGCAGTTGGATTTTAGATGTTGGAAATGGTAGA GGAGGTGTTATATACGCTGAGATTCCAAAAGATGAGGTGCAGGACAAAAGCCCTCTCATAGAGGCTGGCAAGGTGTACACCATCAGCAG GTTTCAGAATCAGCACTTCCCAATAGATTTGCCTCCGTCATCACCAACGCACCTACAAGAGGATGAAGAAATTGTCATAGAGCATAGGtcacttgatgagctaaatgTACTTGATCCATATGACTTCCCT GAATCAGGCTTCCACTGCACAGCCACAGTAACGGCTGTGCCAAATGACGATTCATGGTGGTATCTAGGATGCCAAGGATGCAAAAAATCAACTCCTGATCAGGTCGGCGGTGCGCCTTGGTGTGGTGCTTGCAAATCCTCAGATTTTATACCAAG ATACAAATTGAAATTTTCTGCGAAAGATGAAACTGCAGAGGGTCAGTTCTTCTGCTTTGACG ATACACCACCTGCGGAGTCTCCTACTTCAACAGAACCAGCTGCTTTACCACCTGCTGGACAAACTACACCATCCGCAGCTAAGAATTTACATGATCAGGCCTCGTCTACCAAG CCCTCGGTGGAACCTGAACCTGCTCATACCCCACCTTCATCTGGTGTTGCTGA ATTCTTCTTCGTGCTGTGA